One region of Pseudomonas alvandae genomic DNA includes:
- a CDS encoding ABC transporter permease, giving the protein MYLFRLAMASLANRRFTAILTAFAIALSVCLLLAVERVRTEARASFASTISGTDLIVGARSGSVNLLLYSVFRIGNATNNIRWDSFEQFAHNPKVKWAIPMSLGDSHRGYRVMGTTEAYFEHYQYGRQQHLALANGRAFATDPFEVVLGAEVAEALHYKLGDKLVLAHGVAAISLVKHDDKPFTVVGILKRTGTPVDRTLHISLGGMEAIHIDWKNGVPAQGNGRISADQARNMDLTPQAITAFMLGLNSKISTFALQREINEFRGEPLLAILPGVALQELWSLMGTAEKALFVISLFVVLTGLIGMLTAILTSLNERRREMAILRSVGARPWHIASLLVLEAFALALAGVTAGLALLYIGIAAAQGYVQSAYGLYLPLGWPSEYEWTLLAGILVAALLMGSVPAWRAYRQSLADGLSIRL; this is encoded by the coding sequence ATGTATTTGTTCCGTCTAGCCATGGCCAGCCTGGCGAACCGCCGCTTCACCGCGATCCTCACCGCGTTTGCCATTGCCCTGTCGGTTTGCCTGCTGTTGGCGGTGGAACGCGTGCGCACCGAAGCGCGTGCCAGTTTCGCCAGCACCATCAGCGGCACCGACCTGATCGTCGGCGCCCGCTCCGGCTCGGTGAACCTGCTGCTGTACTCGGTGTTTCGCATCGGCAACGCCACCAACAACATCCGCTGGGACAGCTTCGAGCAGTTCGCCCATAACCCGAAAGTGAAATGGGCGATTCCCATGTCCCTCGGCGACTCCCATCGCGGTTATCGGGTGATGGGCACCACCGAAGCCTACTTCGAGCATTACCAGTACGGCCGCCAGCAACATCTGGCGTTGGCCAATGGCCGGGCGTTCGCCACCGATCCATTCGAAGTCGTGCTGGGCGCCGAAGTAGCCGAGGCGCTGCATTACAAACTGGGGGACAAACTGGTGCTGGCCCACGGCGTCGCGGCGATCAGCCTGGTCAAGCATGACGACAAGCCCTTCACCGTGGTCGGGATTCTCAAGCGCACCGGTACGCCAGTGGACCGCACACTGCACATCAGCCTCGGCGGCATGGAGGCCATCCACATCGATTGGAAAAACGGCGTGCCGGCCCAGGGCAATGGCCGCATCAGCGCCGACCAGGCCCGCAACATGGATCTCACGCCGCAAGCGATTACCGCGTTCATGCTTGGCCTCAATAGCAAGATTTCTACCTTCGCCCTGCAGCGCGAGATCAACGAGTTCCGTGGAGAACCGCTGCTGGCCATTCTCCCTGGCGTGGCATTGCAGGAATTGTGGAGCCTGATGGGCACGGCGGAAAAAGCCCTGTTCGTGATTTCGCTATTCGTCGTCCTGACCGGATTGATTGGCATGCTCACGGCGATCCTCACCAGCCTCAACGAGCGCCGCCGGGAAATGGCGATCCTGCGCTCGGTGGGCGCGCGGCCGTGGCACATCGCGAGCCTGCTGGTGCTCGAAGCCTTCGCCTTGGCGCTGGCCGGCGTCACTGCGGGGCTGGCGTTGCTGTACATCGGCATCGCCGCCGCCCAGGGTTACGTGCAGTCTGCCTATGGCTTGTACTTGCCGCTGGGCTGGCCAAGTGAATATGAATGGACGCTGCTGGCTGGCATCCTGGTCGCCGCCCTGTTGATGGGCAGCGTGCCGGCCTGGCGCGCCTATCGCCAATCGTTGGCCGATGGCCTGTCGATCCGTTTATGA
- a CDS encoding sugar nucleotide-binding protein → MRMRLMLLGGGNALGQALIRLGAEEDIGFLAPRPPEDGWDAASLTQLLDDTRPDALINLAYYFDWFQAETVSEQRLASQERAVERLAELCQHHNIVLLQPSSYRVFDGSRATAYSEKDEPVPLGLRGQALWRIEQSVRATCPQHVLLRFGWLLDDSADGILGRFLARAEQPDELLLADDRRGNPTPVDDAARVIISVLKQLDCAAPLWGTYHYAGHEATTPLALGQAILTEARALHPLAIESPTPQAHAARPDAAEEPQHAVLACKKILHTFGIKPRAWRAALPSLLDRFYRHG, encoded by the coding sequence ATGCGAATGCGCCTTATGTTACTGGGCGGCGGAAATGCCCTTGGGCAGGCGCTGATTCGCCTCGGTGCAGAAGAAGACATCGGTTTTCTTGCCCCCCGCCCCCCCGAAGACGGCTGGGATGCCGCGAGCCTGACGCAACTGCTCGACGACACCCGGCCGGACGCCTTGATCAACCTGGCGTACTACTTCGACTGGTTCCAGGCCGAGACTGTCAGTGAGCAGCGCCTGGCCAGCCAGGAGCGGGCGGTCGAGCGCCTGGCGGAACTGTGCCAGCATCACAACATCGTCTTGCTGCAACCGTCGAGCTACCGCGTATTCGATGGCTCCCGCGCCACCGCCTACAGCGAAAAGGACGAGCCCGTGCCGCTGGGCCTGCGTGGCCAGGCCTTGTGGCGAATCGAGCAAAGCGTGCGCGCCACCTGCCCGCAACATGTATTGCTGCGTTTCGGCTGGCTGCTGGATGACAGTGCCGACGGCATCCTCGGCCGTTTCCTGGCCCGGGCCGAACAGCCCGACGAGTTGTTGCTGGCCGATGACCGTCGGGGCAATCCGACGCCGGTTGACGATGCGGCGCGGGTGATCATCTCGGTGCTCAAGCAACTCGATTGTGCCGCGCCGCTGTGGGGCACGTATCATTACGCCGGGCATGAAGCGACCACGCCACTGGCGCTGGGCCAGGCGATTCTCACCGAAGCGCGGGCCCTGCATCCGCTGGCGATCGAGTCGCCCACGCCCCAGGCCCATGCCGCAAGGCCGGACGCCGCGGAAGAACCGCAACACGCGGTCCTGGCCTGCAAGAAAATTCTGCACACCTTCGGGATCAAGCCCCGCGCCTGGCGCGCCGCGCTCCCGAGCTTACTGGATAGGTTTTATCGCCATGGCTGA
- a CDS encoding DUF3299 domain-containing protein, which yields MPRAVLALLMLVAALPLWAAEPRDLAWSEMIPPDAPPEVPNMTPLHDLSKMSDALAAESAPAARQDLPNAPVVKALDGQQIRLPGYIVPLEVSEEGRTTDFLLVPYFGACIHVPPPPSNQIVHVKSEVGVKLDELYQPYWVEGPMQVKPSTSELADAGYQMEAEKIYVYELPE from the coding sequence ATGCCCCGCGCCGTGCTTGCGCTGTTGATGCTGGTCGCCGCCCTGCCCCTTTGGGCGGCCGAGCCGAGGGACCTGGCCTGGTCGGAAATGATCCCGCCGGACGCGCCACCGGAAGTGCCGAACATGACGCCGTTGCACGACCTGTCGAAGATGAGCGATGCCCTGGCTGCCGAATCCGCCCCTGCGGCCAGGCAGGACCTGCCCAACGCGCCGGTGGTCAAGGCCCTCGATGGCCAGCAGATTCGTTTGCCGGGCTACATCGTGCCGCTGGAAGTCAGCGAAGAAGGTCGCACCACGGACTTTTTGTTGGTGCCGTACTTCGGCGCCTGTATCCATGTGCCGCCTCCGCCGTCGAACCAGATCGTCCATGTGAAAAGCGAAGTCGGGGTCAAGCTCGACGAGTTGTATCAGCCGTACTGGGTCGAAGGGCCGATGCAGGTCAAGCCGTCCACCAGTGAACTGGCCGATGCCGGGTATCAGATGGAGGCTGAGAAGATTTATGTGTATGAGCTGCCGGAGTGA
- the trxA gene encoding thioredoxin: protein MTQDTPYIFDATTADFDQSVIANSFHKPVLVDFWAEWCAPCKALMPMLQGIAESYRGELLLAKVNCDIEQDIVARFGIRSLPTVVLFKDGQPVDGFAGAQPESAVRAMLEPHVQMPPPAAADPLEQAQALFDEGRFADAEAVLTVLLGEDNTNAKALILYARCLTERGELGEAQTVLDAVKSDEHKAALAGAKAQIQFLGLAKDLPDAAELKARLAQNPQDDEAVYQLAIQQLARQQYEAALDALLKLFVRNRSYSEGLPHKTLLQVFELLGNDHPLVTTYRRKLFAALY, encoded by the coding sequence ATGACCCAAGACACGCCTTACATCTTTGACGCCACCACGGCCGATTTCGACCAGTCGGTGATCGCCAACTCTTTCCACAAACCGGTGCTGGTGGATTTCTGGGCCGAGTGGTGCGCGCCATGCAAGGCGTTGATGCCCATGTTGCAAGGCATCGCCGAGAGCTATCGGGGCGAACTGCTGCTGGCCAAGGTCAACTGCGACATCGAGCAGGACATCGTTGCCCGCTTCGGCATTCGCAGCCTGCCGACCGTGGTGCTGTTCAAGGACGGCCAGCCGGTCGACGGCTTTGCCGGGGCCCAGCCGGAATCCGCGGTGCGGGCCATGCTCGAACCCCATGTGCAGATGCCGCCGCCAGCCGCCGCCGATCCGCTCGAACAGGCCCAGGCGCTGTTTGACGAAGGCCGCTTCGCCGACGCCGAAGCCGTGCTCACGGTGCTGCTGGGTGAAGACAACACCAACGCCAAGGCGCTGATTCTCTATGCCCGCTGCCTGACCGAGCGCGGTGAACTGGGCGAGGCACAAACAGTCCTCGACGCGGTGAAAAGCGACGAGCACAAGGCTGCACTGGCCGGTGCCAAGGCGCAAATTCAGTTCCTCGGCCTGGCCAAGGATCTACCGGACGCCGCCGAGCTCAAGGCGCGCCTGGCGCAAAATCCGCAGGACGATGAGGCGGTGTATCAACTGGCGATCCAGCAACTGGCGCGCCAACAGTACGAAGCGGCCCTCGATGCCCTGCTCAAGCTGTTCGTGCGTAACCGCAGCTACAGCGAAGGCCTGCCGCACAAGACCTTGCTGCAAGTGTTCGAACTGCTGGGCAACGACCATCCGCTGGTGACGACCTATCGGCGCAAGCTGTTCGCCGCGCTTTACTGA
- a CDS encoding NAD-dependent epimerase/dehydratase family protein — protein sequence MADGPVLITGGAGFIGSHLTDALLAKGHSVRILDDLSSGKRSNLPLDNPAVELIEGDVADAALVAQAMAGCRAVAHLAAVASVQASVDDPVRTHQSNFIGTLNVCEAMRQSGVKRVLFASSAAVYGNNGEGQSIDEDTPKAPLTPYAADKLASEYYFDFYRRQHDLEPAVFRFFNIYGPRQDPSSPYSGVISIFSERAQKGLPITVFGDGEQTRDFVYVEDLVDVLVQAIEKPEVGVGAVNVGWNQATTLKQMLQALALVVGDLPTISHGPARSGDIRHSRADNGRLLERFSVPKQTPMSVGLARLLGR from the coding sequence ATGGCTGACGGCCCTGTACTCATTACCGGCGGCGCGGGTTTCATTGGTTCGCACCTGACCGACGCCTTGCTCGCCAAAGGGCACTCGGTACGCATTCTCGATGATTTGTCCTCCGGCAAGCGCAGCAACCTGCCGCTGGACAACCCGGCGGTGGAACTGATCGAAGGCGACGTCGCCGACGCTGCGCTGGTCGCCCAGGCCATGGCCGGTTGCCGTGCCGTGGCGCACCTGGCGGCGGTGGCCTCGGTGCAAGCCTCGGTGGATGATCCGGTGCGTACGCACCAAAGCAATTTCATCGGCACCCTGAATGTCTGCGAAGCCATGCGCCAGAGCGGCGTGAAACGGGTGCTGTTCGCCTCCAGCGCGGCGGTCTACGGCAACAACGGCGAAGGCCAGTCCATCGACGAAGACACGCCCAAGGCGCCGCTCACGCCCTACGCGGCGGACAAACTGGCCAGCGAATACTATTTCGACTTCTATCGTCGCCAGCACGATCTGGAGCCAGCGGTGTTCCGCTTCTTCAACATTTACGGCCCACGCCAGGATCCATCCTCGCCCTATTCAGGCGTCATCAGCATTTTCAGCGAGCGCGCGCAGAAAGGCCTGCCGATCACCGTGTTCGGTGATGGCGAGCAGACTCGGGATTTCGTCTATGTCGAGGACCTGGTGGACGTGTTGGTCCAGGCCATCGAAAAGCCTGAAGTGGGGGTGGGCGCGGTGAATGTCGGCTGGAACCAGGCGACGACGCTCAAGCAGATGCTCCAGGCCCTGGCGTTAGTGGTGGGTGACTTGCCCACCATCAGCCACGGCCCGGCGCGTTCCGGTGACATCCGTCATTCGCGCGCCGACAACGGTCGCCTGTTGGAGCGTTTCAGCGTTCCGAAGCAGACGCCGATGAGCGTGGGGCTGGCGCGATTGTTGGGGCGCTGA
- a CDS encoding class I SAM-dependent methyltransferase, whose protein sequence is MRAPQDLQQALGELLGDARLVACPLPGTDLKLWLIDGDNMDRAFSPEETRRILHEPPYWSFCWASGLAMARYLAEQPQWVEGKRVLDFGAGSGVAGIAAIKAGALEVVACDLDPLAIAACQANAELNGVELGYSRDFFAEADRFDLILVADVLYDRANLPLLDEFLSRGREALVADSRVRDFQHPLYRRIGMLEAMTLPDLAEPEEFRHVSLYHARR, encoded by the coding sequence ATGAGGGCACCGCAGGACCTGCAACAAGCGCTGGGCGAGTTGCTTGGCGATGCGCGCCTGGTGGCCTGTCCGCTACCGGGCACAGACTTGAAGTTGTGGCTGATTGACGGCGACAACATGGACCGCGCCTTCAGCCCGGAGGAAACCCGGCGCATCCTCCACGAACCGCCCTACTGGAGTTTTTGCTGGGCCAGCGGCCTGGCGATGGCGCGCTACCTGGCCGAACAGCCACAGTGGGTCGAAGGCAAGCGGGTGCTGGATTTCGGTGCCGGCTCCGGCGTGGCGGGCATCGCAGCGATCAAGGCCGGCGCGCTGGAAGTGGTGGCCTGCGACCTGGATCCGCTGGCGATTGCCGCGTGCCAGGCGAATGCCGAACTCAACGGCGTTGAGCTGGGTTATTCGAGGGATTTTTTCGCCGAGGCTGATCGCTTTGATCTGATCCTGGTCGCCGACGTGCTCTACGACCGGGCCAACCTGCCGTTGCTCGATGAATTCCTCAGCCGGGGTCGCGAGGCGTTGGTGGCCGACTCCCGGGTGCGGGATTTCCAGCATCCGCTGTACCGGCGCATCGGAATGCTGGAGGCCATGACCTTGCCAGACCTGGCCGAGCCGGAGGAGTTTCGGCATGTGAGCCTGTACCACGCTCGGCGCTGA
- a CDS encoding ABC transporter ATP-binding protein: MTQALIELSNLGFSWPGHPPLLDIPAFRLEAGETVFLKGPSGSGKTTLLGLLGGVQTPDRGSIRLLGQELSELGAGRRDRFRVDHTGYIFQQFNLLPFLSVRENVELPCHFSKLRAQRAIQRHGSIDQAAATLLAHLGLTDRSLLERRADSLSIGQQQRVAAARALIGQPELVIADEPTSALDYDARENFLRLLFAECREAGSSLLFVSHDQSLAPLFDRNLSLADLNRAATPLEV; the protein is encoded by the coding sequence ATGACCCAAGCACTCATCGAACTGTCCAACCTGGGCTTCAGTTGGCCCGGGCACCCGCCCTTGCTGGATATCCCGGCGTTTCGCCTGGAAGCCGGCGAAACCGTGTTCCTCAAGGGCCCGAGCGGCAGCGGCAAGACCACCTTGCTGGGGCTGCTGGGCGGCGTGCAGACACCGGATCGCGGCAGCATCCGCCTGCTCGGCCAGGAACTCAGCGAACTGGGCGCCGGCCGCCGCGACCGCTTCCGTGTGGACCACACCGGCTACATCTTCCAGCAGTTCAACCTGCTGCCGTTTCTCTCGGTGCGCGAAAACGTCGAATTGCCCTGCCACTTTTCCAAACTGCGCGCGCAACGGGCTATCCAGCGTCACGGCAGCATCGACCAGGCCGCCGCCACCTTGCTGGCCCACCTGGGGCTGACCGATCGAAGCCTGTTGGAGCGGCGCGCCGATTCATTGTCCATCGGCCAGCAACAACGGGTCGCCGCCGCCCGCGCCTTGATCGGCCAACCGGAACTGGTGATCGCCGACGAACCGACTTCAGCCCTGGACTACGACGCTAGGGAAAATTTCCTGCGCCTGTTGTTTGCGGAATGCCGCGAAGCCGGGTCGAGCCTGTTGTTTGTCAGCCATGACCAGAGCCTGGCGCCGCTGTTCGACCGTAACCTCTCGCTGGCCGATCTCAATCGCGCCGCCACGCCACTCGAGGTCTGA
- a CDS encoding DUF2796 domain-containing protein yields MRRLLLALPFALLPLAVAHAAVEHDHDHEHGSLGAHEHGVARLNAALDGQTLELELESPAMNLVGFEHAATSDADKAKVAAVRAQLEKPLALFTLPAAAKCTVAQQELESPLFGDEPDHEDHDEDADGDEHHGEHSEIHAHYQFTCAAPGALKNLDLATLFKTFPATQKIQVQLISPSGQQGVEVTAKAPALKF; encoded by the coding sequence ATGCGTCGTCTGCTTCTCGCTTTGCCGTTCGCCCTGCTGCCATTGGCCGTCGCTCACGCCGCGGTGGAGCATGACCATGACCACGAACACGGCAGCCTCGGCGCCCATGAACACGGCGTCGCTCGACTGAACGCCGCCCTGGACGGCCAGACCCTGGAATTGGAACTGGAAAGCCCGGCGATGAACCTGGTGGGTTTCGAACACGCCGCCACCAGCGATGCCGACAAGGCCAAGGTCGCCGCCGTGCGCGCGCAATTGGAAAAACCACTGGCGCTGTTCACCCTGCCAGCCGCCGCCAAATGCACCGTGGCCCAGCAGGAACTGGAAAGCCCGTTGTTCGGTGATGAACCGGACCATGAAGACCATGACGAAGACGCCGATGGCGACGAACACCATGGCGAACACAGCGAGATCCACGCCCACTACCAATTCACTTGCGCCGCCCCTGGCGCCTTGAAGAACCTGGACTTGGCGACGCTGTTCAAAACCTTCCCGGCCACCCAGAAAATTCAGGTACAACTGATCAGCCCGAGCGGCCAGCAAGGCGTGGAAGTGACGGCCAAGGCGCCAGCGTTGAAATTCTGA
- a CDS encoding YbaY family lipoprotein has protein sequence MPLRSIVLLSLFSLLMACSSDAPKPAAPAPTPAPKQAQEKARQAAELGPLPAYQRELSGTLQGVPAGAEVELALLVIDDKDRPQQLLASSSLIGTNQALPFHLRFNPEAFPVGARVELRGRASQSGQLILHLPEQRISQPTTQALGVLQFVKAP, from the coding sequence ATGCCGCTACGATCCATTGTTTTGCTCAGCCTTTTCAGCCTGCTGATGGCGTGCAGCAGCGACGCCCCCAAACCCGCCGCGCCGGCTCCAACGCCCGCGCCAAAACAGGCCCAGGAGAAGGCCCGCCAGGCTGCGGAGCTGGGACCGCTGCCGGCGTATCAGCGCGAGTTGAGCGGCACCTTGCAAGGCGTGCCGGCCGGGGCTGAAGTGGAACTGGCGCTGCTGGTGATCGATGACAAGGATCGCCCGCAGCAACTGCTCGCCAGTTCCAGCCTGATCGGCACCAATCAGGCCCTGCCGTTCCACCTGCGCTTCAACCCCGAGGCGTTCCCCGTTGGCGCCCGCGTGGAATTGCGCGGCCGGGCCAGCCAGTCGGGCCAGTTGATCCTGCACCTGCCGGAGCAACGCATCAGCCAACCGACCACCCAGGCGCTGGGCGTCCTGCAGTTCGTCAAAGCGCCATGA
- a CDS encoding OmpW/AlkL family protein — MNKSLLSASLIALALAAPLAQAHTAGDIIVRAGAITVNPDADSSSVKVDRGPLAGTDLGGKATMSSDTQLGLNFAYMLTNNWGIELLAASPFEHDVKIKGTALGAANNKLGTLKHLPPTLSLVYYPLDAKSAFQPYVGAGINYTWIYDEHVGSEASANGFSNFRAKNSWGMAWQVGADYMLTDNIMINGQIRYIDIDTTAYVDNNAVAGGTRAKVDVDVDPFVYMVGLGYKF; from the coding sequence ATGAACAAGTCCTTGCTCAGCGCTTCCCTTATCGCGCTCGCCCTCGCCGCCCCACTCGCCCAGGCCCATACCGCCGGCGACATCATCGTTCGCGCCGGTGCGATCACCGTCAACCCGGACGCCGACAGTTCCAGCGTCAAGGTCGACCGTGGCCCGCTGGCCGGCACCGACCTGGGCGGCAAGGCGACCATGAGCAGCGACACGCAACTGGGCTTGAACTTCGCCTACATGCTCACCAACAACTGGGGTATCGAATTGCTGGCGGCCTCGCCGTTCGAGCATGACGTAAAAATCAAAGGCACCGCCCTTGGCGCCGCCAACAACAAGCTCGGCACCCTCAAGCACCTGCCGCCGACCTTGAGCCTGGTCTACTACCCGCTCGACGCCAAATCGGCCTTCCAGCCTTATGTCGGTGCGGGCATCAACTACACCTGGATCTATGACGAGCACGTCGGCAGCGAAGCCAGCGCCAACGGCTTCAGCAACTTCCGTGCGAAAAACAGCTGGGGCATGGCCTGGCAAGTCGGTGCGGACTACATGCTGACCGACAACATCATGATCAACGGCCAGATCCGCTACATCGACATCGACACCACTGCGTATGTCGACAACAACGCCGTGGCCGGCGGTACCCGGGCCAAGGTGGACGTCGATGTGGATCCGTTCGTCTACATGGTGGGGTTGGGTTACAAGTTCTGA